The proteins below come from a single Orcinus orca chromosome 6, mOrcOrc1.1, whole genome shotgun sequence genomic window:
- the PSMD5 gene encoding 26S proteasome non-ATPase regulatory subunit 5 isoform X1: MAAQVLSLLREVSRLEAPLEELRALQSVLQSVPLSELREQAAELRLGPLFSLLNENHREQTTLCVSILERLLQALEPVHMARNLRVDLQRGLTHPNDSVKILTLSQVGRIVENSDAVTEILNNAELLKQIVYCIGGENLSVAKAAIKSLSRISLTQAGLEALFESNLLDDLKSVMETNDIVRYRVYELIVEISSVSPESLNYCTTSGLVTQLLRELTGEDVLVRATCIEMVTSLAYTHHGRQYLAQEGVIDQISNIIVGADSDPFSSFYLPGFVKFFGNLAIMDSPQQICERYPVFVEKVFEMTESQDPTMIGVAVDTIGILGSNVEGKQVLQKTGTRFERLLMRIGYQAKNASTELKIRCLDAISSLFYLPAEQQTDDLLRMTESWFSSLSRDPMELFRGISTQPFFELHCAALKVFTAIANQPWAQKLMFNSPGFVEYVMDRSVERDRASKDAKYELVKALANSKTIAEIFGNPNYLRLRTYLSEGPYYVKPISTTAVEGAE; the protein is encoded by the exons ATGGCGGCCCAGGTGCTGTCGCTTCTGAGGGAGGTGTCTCGGCTGGAAGCGCCGCTGGAGGAGCTGCGCGCTCTGCAGTCGGTGCTGCAGTCGGTGCCTCTCAGCGAGCTCCGCGAGCAAGCGGCGGAACTGCGCCTTGGCCCGCTTTTCTCCCTGCTCAACGAGAACCATCG GGAACAGACTACTTTGTGTGTATCCATCCTGGAGAGATTGCTGCAAGCTTTGGAGCCAGTTCACATGGCCCGGAACCTCAGGGTTGACCTGCAGAGGGGACTGACTCACCCCAATGATTCTGTAAAAATCCTCACTCTGTCCCAG gttGGAAGAATTGTTGAAAATTCTGATGCTGTTACTGAGATTCTAAATAATGCTGAATTATTAAAACAAATCGTTTATTGTATTGGTGGAGAGAATCTATCTGTAGCTAAAGCG GCCATTAAATCCCTGTCAAGAATATCACTGACCCAGGCTGGACTGGAGGCTTTATTTGAAAGTAATCTGCTGGATGATTTGAAAAGTGTAATGGAAACAAATGACATTGTTCGATACAGGGTGTATGAG ctAATTGTGGAGATATCTTCTGTGTCACCAGAATCTTTAAACTACTGTACCACCAGTGGATTGGTAACGCAGCTCCTCCGAGAACTGACCGGTGAGGATGTGCTAGTCAG AGCCACCTGTATAGAAATGGTGACATCACTGGCATATACTCATCATGGACGACAGTACCTTGCTCAAGAAGGAGTAATTGACCAGATTTCTAATATAATTGTTGGGGCAGATTCAGACCCTTTCTCTAGCTTCTATTTGCCAG GATTTGTGAAGTTTTTTGGAAACCTGGCTATCATGGATAGTCCTCAGCAGATCTGTGAGCGTTATCCTGTCTTTGTGGAAAAAGTCTTTGAAATGACAGAAAGTCAAGACCCCACCATGATTGGTGTAGCAGTGGACACAATTGGAATTCTAGGATCCAATGTTGAAGGAAAACAAGTTTTACAGAAAACAG GAACTCGCTTTGAACGCTTGCTGATGAGAATAGGATATCAAGCAAAGAATGCCTCAACAGAGCTCAAAATTAGGTGTTTGGAtgcaatttcgtctcttttttaTTTACCA GCTGAGCAGCAGACTGATGACCTCCTGAGGATGACAGAATCctggttttcttctttatctcGGGACCCGATGGAGCTCTTCCGTGGCATCAGTACTCAACCCTTCTTTGAACTACACTGTGCTGCCTTAAAAGTGTTCACG GCCATTGCAAACCAACCCTGGGCTCAGAAACTTATGTTTAACAGTCCAGGTTTTGTAGAATATGTGATGGACCGGTCCGTAGAGCGTGACAGAGCTTCAAAGGATGCCAAATATGAACTGGTGAAAGCACTTGCCAATTCTAAGACAATTGCAGAAATCTTTGGGAACCCAAATTATTTGAGGCTCAGAACTTACCTGAGCGAAGGTCCATACTATGTGAAACCTATTTCCACAACAGCAGTGGAAGGAGCAGAGTGA
- the PSMD5 gene encoding 26S proteasome non-ATPase regulatory subunit 5 isoform X2, producing MARNLRVDLQRGLTHPNDSVKILTLSQVGRIVENSDAVTEILNNAELLKQIVYCIGGENLSVAKAAIKSLSRISLTQAGLEALFESNLLDDLKSVMETNDIVRYRVYELIVEISSVSPESLNYCTTSGLVTQLLRELTGEDVLVRATCIEMVTSLAYTHHGRQYLAQEGVIDQISNIIVGADSDPFSSFYLPGFVKFFGNLAIMDSPQQICERYPVFVEKVFEMTESQDPTMIGVAVDTIGILGSNVEGKQVLQKTGTRFERLLMRIGYQAKNASTELKIRCLDAISSLFYLPAEQQTDDLLRMTESWFSSLSRDPMELFRGISTQPFFELHCAALKVFTAIANQPWAQKLMFNSPGFVEYVMDRSVERDRASKDAKYELVKALANSKTIAEIFGNPNYLRLRTYLSEGPYYVKPISTTAVEGAE from the exons ATGGCCCGGAACCTCAGGGTTGACCTGCAGAGGGGACTGACTCACCCCAATGATTCTGTAAAAATCCTCACTCTGTCCCAG gttGGAAGAATTGTTGAAAATTCTGATGCTGTTACTGAGATTCTAAATAATGCTGAATTATTAAAACAAATCGTTTATTGTATTGGTGGAGAGAATCTATCTGTAGCTAAAGCG GCCATTAAATCCCTGTCAAGAATATCACTGACCCAGGCTGGACTGGAGGCTTTATTTGAAAGTAATCTGCTGGATGATTTGAAAAGTGTAATGGAAACAAATGACATTGTTCGATACAGGGTGTATGAG ctAATTGTGGAGATATCTTCTGTGTCACCAGAATCTTTAAACTACTGTACCACCAGTGGATTGGTAACGCAGCTCCTCCGAGAACTGACCGGTGAGGATGTGCTAGTCAG AGCCACCTGTATAGAAATGGTGACATCACTGGCATATACTCATCATGGACGACAGTACCTTGCTCAAGAAGGAGTAATTGACCAGATTTCTAATATAATTGTTGGGGCAGATTCAGACCCTTTCTCTAGCTTCTATTTGCCAG GATTTGTGAAGTTTTTTGGAAACCTGGCTATCATGGATAGTCCTCAGCAGATCTGTGAGCGTTATCCTGTCTTTGTGGAAAAAGTCTTTGAAATGACAGAAAGTCAAGACCCCACCATGATTGGTGTAGCAGTGGACACAATTGGAATTCTAGGATCCAATGTTGAAGGAAAACAAGTTTTACAGAAAACAG GAACTCGCTTTGAACGCTTGCTGATGAGAATAGGATATCAAGCAAAGAATGCCTCAACAGAGCTCAAAATTAGGTGTTTGGAtgcaatttcgtctcttttttaTTTACCA GCTGAGCAGCAGACTGATGACCTCCTGAGGATGACAGAATCctggttttcttctttatctcGGGACCCGATGGAGCTCTTCCGTGGCATCAGTACTCAACCCTTCTTTGAACTACACTGTGCTGCCTTAAAAGTGTTCACG GCCATTGCAAACCAACCCTGGGCTCAGAAACTTATGTTTAACAGTCCAGGTTTTGTAGAATATGTGATGGACCGGTCCGTAGAGCGTGACAGAGCTTCAAAGGATGCCAAATATGAACTGGTGAAAGCACTTGCCAATTCTAAGACAATTGCAGAAATCTTTGGGAACCCAAATTATTTGAGGCTCAGAACTTACCTGAGCGAAGGTCCATACTATGTGAAACCTATTTCCACAACAGCAGTGGAAGGAGCAGAGTGA